In one Arthrobacter jinronghuae genomic region, the following are encoded:
- the metG gene encoding methionine--tRNA ligase codes for MTSSDSKTPFYITTAISYPNGEPHIGHAYEHIATDAMARFKRLDGYDVFFMTGTDEHGLKMQQSADKEGVTAKELADRNSAAFKQMEADMGTSYDRFIRTTDADHYAAAQAIWKRMEDNGDIYLSKYSGWYSVRDEAYYSEDETEVREDGVRYSKETDTEVTWTEEESYFFRLSAYQDRLLDLYESQPEFAAPRSRFNEVISFVKGGLEDLSISRTTFDWGVPVPGNPDHVMYVWVDALTNYLTGVGFPDTDSEAFKKYWPADVHVIGKDISRFHAIFWPAFLMSAKLELPKRIMIHGFLHNKGVKMSKSLGNVVAPKAWAEQYGLDSVRFFLLREVPFGADGSYNHDAVVGRMNSDLANNLGNLAQRSLSMVAKNCGAAVPQPGAFTPEDTALLEAAGNLLQVSREAYDVQDFHGALEATWKVLGDTNAYFADQAPWVLRKTDVERMNTVLYVTLEVLRIVAILIQPVMPGSAAKLLTVLGQDDDAARQFSAIAAPLVPGTELPAPTPIFPKYEEPAE; via the coding sequence GTGACTTCTTCCGATTCCAAGACCCCGTTCTACATCACCACGGCCATCTCCTACCCCAACGGCGAACCACACATCGGTCACGCCTACGAGCACATCGCCACGGACGCCATGGCCCGCTTCAAGCGGCTGGACGGCTACGACGTGTTCTTCATGACGGGCACGGACGAGCACGGCCTGAAGATGCAGCAGTCCGCGGACAAGGAAGGCGTTACCGCCAAGGAACTCGCGGACCGCAACTCCGCCGCCTTCAAGCAGATGGAAGCGGACATGGGCACTTCCTATGACCGGTTCATCCGCACCACCGATGCGGACCACTACGCCGCGGCCCAGGCCATCTGGAAGCGGATGGAGGACAACGGGGACATCTACCTCTCCAAGTACTCCGGCTGGTACTCCGTCCGGGACGAGGCCTACTACAGCGAAGACGAAACCGAGGTCCGCGAGGACGGCGTCCGCTACTCCAAGGAAACGGACACCGAGGTGACCTGGACGGAGGAGGAGAGCTACTTCTTCCGCCTCTCCGCCTACCAGGACCGGCTGCTGGACCTGTACGAGTCGCAGCCGGAGTTCGCTGCGCCGCGCTCGCGGTTCAACGAAGTCATCAGCTTCGTCAAGGGCGGCCTGGAAGACCTCTCCATCTCCCGCACTACCTTTGACTGGGGCGTCCCGGTTCCCGGCAACCCGGACCACGTGATGTACGTGTGGGTGGACGCGCTGACCAACTACCTCACCGGCGTCGGCTTCCCCGATACGGACAGTGAAGCCTTTAAGAAGTACTGGCCCGCCGATGTACACGTGATCGGCAAGGACATCTCCCGCTTCCACGCCATCTTCTGGCCGGCATTCCTGATGTCCGCGAAGCTGGAGCTGCCCAAGCGCATCATGATCCACGGCTTCCTGCACAACAAGGGCGTCAAGATGTCCAAGTCGCTGGGCAACGTGGTGGCACCGAAGGCCTGGGCCGAGCAGTACGGCCTGGACTCGGTCCGGTTCTTCCTGCTGCGCGAGGTGCCCTTCGGCGCGGACGGCTCGTACAACCACGACGCCGTCGTCGGCCGGATGAACTCCGACCTCGCCAACAACCTGGGCAACCTGGCCCAGCGCTCACTGTCCATGGTGGCCAAGAACTGCGGTGCAGCGGTACCGCAGCCCGGGGCGTTCACCCCTGAGGACACTGCGCTGCTGGAAGCGGCCGGGAACCTGCTGCAGGTTTCCCGTGAGGCCTACGACGTCCAGGATTTCCACGGTGCACTGGAAGCCACGTGGAAGGTCCTCGGCGACACCAACGCCTACTTCGCCGATCAGGCACCCTGGGTGCTGCGGAAGACCGACGTCGAGCGCATGAACACCGTGCTCTACGTGACCCTCGAGGTGCTGCGCATCGTGGCGATCCTGATCCAGCCGGTGATGCCGGGCAGCGCGGCTAAGCTGCTCACGGTCCTGGGCCAGGACGACGACGCCGCCCGGCAGTTCAGTGCGATCGCCGCGCCGCTGGTGCCGGGCACCGAGCTGCCGGCTCCGACGCCCATCTTCCCGAAGTACGAGGAGCCGGCCGAATAG
- a CDS encoding sensor histidine kinase — protein sequence MLVHRRLYAWLQANPGKVNFWQAIAATLIFAVPFLLTGRGQYVEFFLSAVICMALGWRRSHPVAAAAVQAAACILQLFLVPVTGLPADIFVLVTVYSLAAFAPRWASLAGLALAVVGGALFIFRYFLFPEPVLRDPMINALDLVAIEAVVLVAWTFGDLTRTRRLAVQALQDRAHRLEVEREQERQLAAADERSHIAREMHDIVAHSLSVIITQADGARYASAEDPEIAPKTLGVIAETGRSSLREMRRLLGVLRGDEAASTRPLPSLADIEELLESVKRGGLDTALSITGTPRRSLPPGAELTAYRVIQESLTNVLKHAGPKASAKIALHWTPTGLEVGVLDDGLGAASALNDDGAGQGIKGMAERLSLYDGTLKAAPAAGGGFRVEAFIPYTEA from the coding sequence ATGCTCGTGCACCGACGACTCTATGCCTGGCTACAGGCGAACCCCGGGAAAGTGAATTTCTGGCAGGCAATCGCTGCCACCCTCATCTTCGCCGTCCCCTTCCTGCTGACGGGAAGAGGGCAATACGTCGAATTCTTCCTGTCTGCGGTCATCTGCATGGCCTTGGGCTGGCGCCGCAGCCACCCGGTGGCGGCAGCTGCCGTCCAGGCTGCTGCCTGCATCCTCCAGCTGTTCCTCGTACCGGTCACCGGCCTGCCCGCTGACATCTTTGTGCTCGTTACCGTGTACTCCCTGGCCGCCTTCGCCCCGCGCTGGGCGAGCCTGGCCGGGCTGGCCCTGGCCGTCGTCGGTGGGGCACTCTTTATTTTCCGCTATTTCCTTTTCCCCGAGCCCGTCCTGCGTGATCCGATGATCAATGCACTCGACCTTGTCGCCATCGAAGCGGTGGTCCTGGTGGCTTGGACGTTCGGTGACCTGACCCGCACCCGGCGGCTGGCCGTGCAGGCGCTCCAGGACCGCGCGCATCGGCTGGAAGTGGAACGCGAACAGGAACGGCAGCTCGCCGCCGCCGATGAACGCAGCCACATCGCGCGCGAAATGCACGACATCGTGGCGCACTCGCTCTCCGTGATCATCACCCAGGCCGACGGTGCCCGGTATGCGAGCGCCGAGGACCCGGAGATCGCACCGAAGACACTGGGCGTCATTGCCGAAACCGGCCGAAGTTCCCTGCGGGAGATGCGCCGCCTGCTTGGCGTATTGCGAGGCGACGAAGCCGCTTCCACCCGCCCCCTCCCGTCCCTCGCCGACATCGAGGAACTGCTGGAATCCGTCAAACGGGGCGGACTGGACACCGCCCTCAGCATCACGGGAACGCCGCGGCGCTCCTTGCCTCCCGGCGCGGAGCTGACCGCCTACCGCGTGATCCAGGAATCCCTCACGAACGTACTCAAACACGCAGGACCGAAGGCGAGCGCGAAGATAGCCCTGCACTGGACTCCTACCGGACTGGAAGTGGGCGTCCTCGACGACGGGCTGGGCGCGGCGTCGGCCCTAAACGACGACGGCGCCGGGCAGGGCATCAAGGGCATGGCCGAGCGGCTGTCCCTCTACGATGGAACGTTGAAGGCCGCCCCTGCGGCCGGCGGAGGATTCCGCGTTGAAGCATTCATTCCCTACACGGAGGCTTAG
- a CDS encoding ABC transporter permease, with protein sequence MLQVALAQVRLNARRFIAVSLAVLIAVGFLTATLIINSSSKASLTQSVGEAYRNADLLVTSDMYSADAAVLDEDTAALVRDTPGVDGVYAARQAFVTFGEDRDSNFAELSNTSDYAGLFPVEVLQGTLPAADNEVAVDKDTAERHELAEGSVLPLTAFIDDPTGEQHTAELTVTALVSPSKDPRALGTPQLYSTSATVAGFAEPESGFRSIQVAVAEDAAVEDVRAALQQDVSGMEGVYVRTAQEQTDEMVASMTGGDDILTTILLAFAAVALLVCALVVSNTFSVLVAQRTRELALLRCIGAARSQIRRSVIVEALIVGIVASVAGVLAAVALVGGIIAYLKNIPESGFATLAVSPLSVVAGLGVGIALTVLASLVPARAATAVAPLAALRPADDVRAGTRRGRVRLGIGMVLLAGGAALLAFGAVKGNLLIALPGGMLSFVGVLMCATLFVPSLVRTVGRIAAPLGVPGKLAALNAVRNPQRTSATSSALLIGVTLVTMMMTGAATVRTSLDDVLAAEYPVDVSIDGPTDESPFTSADAEAARAVQGVQEAVLVPTAGMTETEYGPDGVYALDPADAAKVLQDSTLALEAGVILMPQGTTEKTLTVQGASKTVELKVVVSRSSQLRPLISTSTAETLGGMPAAAEDMYPPQPQLWLSVVDGLNTNELMDLRTDLAAAVDVDDYAVSGSAIERGAFEQVINVLLMVVTGLLGVAVVIALVGVANTLSLSVLERTRESSLLRALGLTRGQLRGMLALEALLIAGVAALMGSILGSLYGWLGAESALGSFTTVALSLPWLQLLAVLAVALLAGLAASVLPARRAARLSPVAGLAAD encoded by the coding sequence ATGCTGCAGGTAGCCCTGGCGCAGGTGCGCCTCAATGCCCGGCGGTTTATCGCCGTTTCCCTGGCGGTGCTGATTGCCGTCGGCTTCCTCACCGCCACCCTCATCATCAATTCCTCGTCCAAGGCCTCACTGACGCAGAGCGTCGGCGAGGCGTACCGGAACGCCGATCTGCTCGTCACCAGCGATATGTACAGCGCGGATGCGGCCGTATTGGACGAAGACACCGCGGCCTTGGTCCGCGACACCCCCGGCGTGGACGGCGTCTACGCCGCCCGGCAGGCGTTCGTCACCTTCGGCGAGGACCGGGACAGCAATTTCGCTGAGCTAAGCAACACCTCCGACTACGCCGGCCTCTTCCCCGTGGAAGTGCTGCAGGGCACGCTGCCCGCTGCGGACAACGAAGTGGCCGTGGACAAGGACACCGCGGAACGCCACGAGCTGGCCGAGGGATCGGTACTGCCCCTCACCGCCTTTATCGATGACCCGACAGGTGAGCAGCATACGGCCGAGCTGACGGTCACGGCTTTGGTGTCCCCGTCCAAGGATCCACGGGCCCTGGGCACTCCGCAGCTGTATTCAACCTCTGCCACGGTGGCAGGGTTCGCCGAGCCGGAGTCCGGTTTCAGGAGTATTCAGGTGGCAGTTGCCGAAGATGCCGCAGTTGAGGACGTCCGCGCGGCACTGCAGCAGGACGTGAGCGGTATGGAGGGTGTGTACGTCCGCACCGCGCAGGAGCAGACAGACGAAATGGTTGCTTCCATGACCGGTGGGGACGATATCCTCACCACCATCCTGCTGGCCTTCGCTGCCGTGGCCCTGCTGGTCTGCGCCCTGGTGGTCTCCAATACCTTCTCGGTGCTGGTGGCCCAGCGCACCCGCGAACTCGCCCTCCTCCGGTGCATCGGCGCCGCCCGCTCGCAGATCCGCCGCTCCGTCATTGTGGAAGCGCTGATCGTGGGCATCGTGGCCTCAGTTGCCGGAGTCCTCGCAGCCGTTGCACTTGTTGGCGGCATTATTGCCTACCTGAAGAACATTCCGGAGAGCGGCTTCGCAACGCTGGCGGTCTCCCCGCTGTCCGTCGTCGCCGGACTGGGTGTCGGCATCGCCCTGACAGTCCTGGCCTCGCTGGTTCCGGCACGCGCCGCCACAGCCGTTGCACCCTTGGCAGCCCTGCGCCCGGCCGACGACGTCCGCGCCGGGACCCGGCGCGGCCGGGTGCGCCTGGGTATCGGCATGGTCTTGCTCGCCGGCGGCGCCGCGCTGCTGGCCTTCGGAGCAGTGAAAGGCAACCTGCTGATTGCCCTGCCCGGCGGCATGCTCAGCTTCGTAGGTGTGCTCATGTGCGCCACCCTCTTTGTTCCGTCCCTGGTACGCACCGTCGGCAGGATCGCTGCGCCGTTGGGTGTGCCGGGCAAACTGGCGGCGCTCAACGCCGTCCGCAACCCCCAGCGCACCTCCGCAACCTCCTCCGCCCTGCTGATCGGCGTCACCCTGGTGACCATGATGATGACCGGCGCTGCAACCGTCCGGACCTCCTTGGACGACGTGCTGGCCGCAGAGTACCCGGTGGACGTCAGCATCGACGGGCCCACCGATGAGTCGCCTTTCACTTCCGCAGACGCAGAAGCTGCACGTGCCGTGCAGGGCGTGCAGGAAGCGGTGCTGGTGCCTACGGCCGGCATGACCGAGACGGAATACGGACCTGACGGTGTGTATGCCCTCGACCCTGCCGACGCCGCGAAGGTACTGCAGGATTCCACCCTTGCGCTGGAGGCCGGCGTTATCCTGATGCCGCAGGGAACCACGGAGAAAACCCTTACGGTTCAGGGGGCATCCAAGACCGTCGAGCTGAAGGTGGTGGTGTCGAGAAGCAGCCAACTGCGTCCGCTGATCAGCACCTCCACTGCCGAAACCCTGGGCGGTATGCCGGCCGCGGCAGAAGACATGTATCCCCCGCAGCCGCAGCTGTGGCTGTCAGTGGTTGACGGCCTGAATACCAACGAGTTGATGGATCTGCGCACCGATCTCGCCGCGGCGGTGGACGTGGACGACTACGCCGTCTCGGGTTCGGCCATTGAGCGGGGGGCTTTTGAGCAGGTCATCAATGTCCTGCTGATGGTGGTCACCGGGCTGCTGGGAGTGGCAGTGGTGATTGCCTTGGTGGGCGTGGCCAACACCCTCTCCCTGTCTGTACTGGAACGCACCCGCGAGTCTTCACTGCTGCGCGCATTGGGCCTGACCCGGGGACAGCTGCGCGGCATGCTTGCACTGGAAGCCTTGCTGATTGCCGGGGTGGCTGCCCTGATGGGCAGCATCCTGGGCTCGCTGTACGGCTGGCTGGGAGCGGAATCCGCGCTGGGTTCCTTTACCACCGTGGCGTTGTCGCTGCCCTGGCTGCAGCTGCTCGCCGTCCTGGCCGTAGCGCTCCTGGCCGGACTCGCTGCCTCGGTGCTGCCTGCCCGCCGCGCGGCACGGCTCTCCCCCGTGGCCGGGCTGGCAGCGGACTAG
- a CDS encoding MmcQ/YjbR family DNA-binding protein, giving the protein MVTVDDVRSICLSLPGVTERLSWKQPAWFARTLMARMWEEDVLTVKSAEREALAALQPDLFYWTPHHDRSPLLLLARLEHLPPDELSELLRESYRLAGPLPPTG; this is encoded by the coding sequence ATGGTCACGGTAGACGACGTCCGCTCCATCTGCCTCTCCCTCCCCGGCGTGACAGAACGCCTCAGCTGGAAGCAGCCGGCCTGGTTCGCCCGGACGTTGATGGCCCGGATGTGGGAGGAAGACGTCCTGACGGTCAAAAGCGCCGAACGTGAAGCGCTGGCAGCCCTGCAGCCGGACCTCTTCTATTGGACGCCGCACCACGACCGGTCCCCCTTGCTCCTCCTGGCGAGGCTGGAGCACCTGCCTCCGGATGAACTGTCCGAGCTGCTCCGCGAGTCCTACCGGCTGGCCGGGCCGCTTCCACCCACGGGATGA
- a CDS encoding ABC transporter ATP-binding protein, with the protein MTSLAQHSPAAGAGKPRLASAAQLLNKTYGTGDTRVHALKDVDVSFETGTFTAIMGPSGSGKSTLMHCLAGLDTADSGRIWIGGTEITGLKDADLTRLRRDSVGFVFQSFNLVPTLTAEQNITLPVSLANGTVDREWLDFITETLGLRDRLRHRPHELSGGQQQRVAVARALLTRPHVLFGDEPTGNLDSKSGAEVLSLLRRSTKEFGQSIIMVTHDPVAASYADRVVLMNDGELVGELAQPTPESVLAALTQLGA; encoded by the coding sequence ATGACATCACTTGCACAGCATTCCCCTGCGGCGGGCGCCGGAAAACCGCGTCTCGCATCCGCCGCCCAGCTCCTGAACAAGACCTACGGAACCGGTGACACCCGCGTCCACGCCCTGAAGGATGTGGACGTAAGCTTCGAGACCGGCACCTTCACCGCCATCATGGGTCCCTCGGGATCCGGCAAATCCACCCTGATGCACTGCCTGGCAGGCCTGGACACCGCGGACTCGGGCCGTATCTGGATAGGCGGCACCGAAATCACCGGGCTGAAGGACGCCGATCTGACCCGCCTGCGCCGCGACAGCGTGGGATTCGTTTTCCAGTCCTTCAACCTGGTGCCCACGCTGACTGCGGAGCAGAACATTACGCTGCCGGTATCCCTGGCCAACGGCACGGTGGACCGAGAATGGCTGGACTTCATCACGGAGACCCTGGGGCTCCGGGACCGGCTTCGGCACCGTCCCCATGAGCTTTCCGGCGGACAGCAGCAGCGCGTGGCTGTGGCCCGTGCCCTGTTGACCCGCCCGCATGTGCTCTTCGGCGACGAGCCCACCGGCAACCTGGATTCCAAGTCCGGTGCCGAAGTACTCTCGCTCCTTCGACGCTCCACCAAAGAGTTCGGCCAGAGCATCATCATGGTCACGCACGACCCCGTGGCCGCTTCCTATGCGGACCGCGTGGTCCTGATGAACGACGGCGAGCTCGTCGGGGAACTGGCGCAGCCCACCCCCGAGTCCGTGCTCGCCGCCCTCACCCAGCTGGGGGCATAG
- a CDS encoding response regulator, whose translation MPDSPWTAASDPSTQPAAPIRVLLVDDQQLVRGGFRMLINSQPDLKVVAEAGNGREALAALAAVSADVVLMDVRMPGMDGIEATSRILDSNNGGGPKVVVLTTFDLDEYALTAIQAGASGFLLKDAPPEELLEAVRTVYRGDAVIAPSTTRRLLDHVAPLLRTAGAPGSRHADAVASLTRREHEVFTLIAQGLSNPEIAAKLYLSEATVKTHVGHILAKLEARDRVQAVVIAYETGIVAP comes from the coding sequence GTGCCGGATTCCCCCTGGACGGCAGCGTCCGACCCGTCCACCCAGCCCGCAGCCCCCATCCGGGTACTCCTCGTGGACGACCAGCAGCTGGTGCGCGGCGGTTTCCGGATGCTGATCAATTCCCAGCCGGACCTCAAGGTTGTTGCCGAAGCCGGTAACGGGCGCGAGGCCCTGGCCGCGCTGGCAGCCGTGTCCGCCGACGTCGTACTGATGGACGTGCGTATGCCCGGGATGGACGGCATCGAAGCCACTTCCCGGATTCTGGACTCAAACAACGGCGGCGGACCGAAGGTCGTAGTCCTGACCACCTTCGACCTGGACGAATACGCCCTCACCGCCATCCAGGCGGGGGCCAGCGGTTTCCTGCTGAAGGACGCACCGCCCGAGGAGCTTTTGGAGGCCGTCCGGACCGTGTACCGCGGGGACGCCGTCATTGCACCGTCCACCACGCGCCGCCTGCTGGACCACGTTGCTCCCCTGCTGCGTACGGCCGGTGCCCCGGGCAGCCGGCATGCCGACGCCGTCGCCTCCCTGACCCGGCGCGAACACGAGGTGTTCACCCTGATTGCGCAGGGCCTGTCCAATCCGGAAATCGCGGCGAAGCTGTACCTGTCCGAGGCCACCGTGAAAACCCATGTGGGCCATATCCTGGCCAAGCTGGAGGCCCGGGACCGGGTACAGGCAGTGGTCATTGCCTACGAGACGGGGATCGTCGCACCCTAG
- a CDS encoding 3-isopropylmalate dehydrogenase produces MSEETPRTISLAVIPGDGIGPEVTAEAVKVLLAVTGGSPVRFELTEYPLGAEHWLETGETLPEHTLQALKEHDAILFGAVGAAPGDTLVPSGLIERELLLKLRFSLDHYVNLRPSRLYPGVHSPLAAPGNVDFIVVREGTEGPYAGNGGVLREGTPQEIATEVSLNTAYGVERVVRDAFQRAAARPRRHLTLVHKHNVLVNAGRLWKRTVEKVAHEFPEVTHDYLHVDAATIFMVSDPSRFDVIVTDNLFGDIITDLAAAITGGIGLAASGNINMDRTFPSMFEPVHGSAPDIAGQQKADPTAAILSAALLLQHLGFDDEAAKVERAVEKDLSGRDGTRRTTAEVGDAIAAAVS; encoded by the coding sequence ATGAGTGAAGAAACACCCCGAACCATTTCCCTGGCCGTCATCCCCGGAGACGGGATTGGGCCCGAAGTCACCGCCGAAGCAGTAAAAGTGCTGCTGGCAGTCACCGGCGGCAGCCCCGTCCGGTTCGAGCTGACGGAATACCCGCTGGGAGCCGAGCACTGGCTGGAAACCGGGGAGACGCTTCCGGAGCACACCCTGCAAGCACTCAAGGAACACGATGCCATCCTGTTCGGTGCAGTGGGGGCTGCACCGGGGGACACGCTCGTCCCGTCCGGGCTGATTGAACGCGAACTGCTGCTGAAGCTGCGGTTCAGCTTGGACCACTACGTCAACCTTCGGCCGTCCCGCCTGTATCCGGGTGTGCACAGCCCGCTCGCTGCCCCCGGCAACGTCGACTTTATTGTGGTGCGCGAAGGTACCGAAGGTCCCTACGCCGGCAACGGGGGAGTGCTGCGGGAAGGAACCCCGCAGGAAATCGCCACCGAGGTATCCCTGAACACCGCCTACGGCGTGGAACGGGTCGTCCGCGATGCCTTCCAGCGGGCCGCCGCCCGGCCGCGCCGTCACCTCACCCTGGTACACAAGCACAACGTGCTGGTGAACGCCGGCAGGCTCTGGAAGCGCACGGTGGAGAAGGTGGCGCACGAGTTCCCCGAGGTCACCCACGACTATCTGCACGTAGACGCCGCCACCATTTTCATGGTGAGCGATCCGTCACGGTTCGACGTGATTGTCACCGACAACCTGTTCGGCGACATCATCACGGACCTGGCGGCTGCAATCACCGGCGGTATCGGCCTGGCGGCCTCAGGCAACATCAACATGGACCGCACCTTCCCGTCCATGTTCGAGCCGGTCCACGGGTCCGCACCCGATATTGCCGGTCAGCAAAAGGCTGATCCCACCGCAGCCATCCTCTCGGCGGCCCTGCTGCTGCAGCACCTGGGCTTTGACGATGAAGCAGCCAAGGTGGAGCGGGCAGTGGAAAAGGATCTTTCCGGGCGGGACGGAACGCGGCGTACCACCGCCGAGGTCGGCGATGCCATCGCCGCCGCGGTGTCATAA